A region of Pseudopipra pipra isolate bDixPip1 chromosome 10, bDixPip1.hap1, whole genome shotgun sequence DNA encodes the following proteins:
- the CHRND gene encoding acetylcholine receptor subunit delta gives MGNLSQQLALLGALMLSGGLCVNQEERLIHHLFEEKGYDKEVRPVVSTDEVVDVYLALTLSNLISLKEVDETLTTSIWLEHGWTDYRLQWNKSDFGDIGVLRLPADMLWLPEIVLENNNDGLFEVAYYCNVLLYDTGYVYWLPPAIFRSTCLINVDFFPFDWQNCTLRFRSLAYSALEINMHLKTDTDLDTGKDYPVEWIIIDPEGFTENGEWEIIHRPARKNIYPDIPPDTSEHQDITFYLIIKRKPLFYVINIVIPCILIAFMVILVFYLPADSGEKMTLVISVLLAQSVFLLLISQRLPATSHAVPLIGKYLLFIMLLVTAVVIICVVVLNFHFRTPSTHVMSDWVKEVFLESLPRLLGMTQPDESPAGAPCIRRCSSAGYIAKAEEYFSVKSRSELMFEKQSERHGLVSRVTPARLAPQGTVTGDEQLYEHIKPVIDNANDIVKHMRDENSYNEEIDNWNRVARTLDRLCLFLITPTLVVGTLWIFLMGIYNHPPPLPFAGDPYNYQEENKRFI, from the exons ATGGGGAACCTGTCGCAGCAGCTGGCCCTGCTCGGGGCACTGAtgctgtcgg GTGGGCTCTGCGTGAACCAGGAGGAAAGGCTCATCCACCACCTCTTTGAGGAGAAGGGCTATGACAAAGAGGTGCGTCCTGTTGTTTCCACTGATGAGGTCGTGGACGTCTACCTTGCCCTCACCCTCTCCAACCTAATCTCACTG AAAGAAGTGGACGAGACACTCACCACCAGCATATGGCTCGAGCAC GGCTGGACCGATTATCGCCTGCAGTGGAACAAGTCCGACTTTGGGGACATTGGGGTGCTCCGCCTGCCGGCAGACATGCTGTGGCTGCCTGAGATAGTCCTGGAGAACAA CAATGATGGGCTCTTTGAGGTTGCCTACTACTGCAATGTCCTCCTCTACGACACGGGCTATGTCTACTGGCTGCCACCTGCCATCTTCCGCAGCACCTGCCTCATCAACGTCGACTTCTTCCCCTTCGACTGGCAGAACTGCACCCTCAGATTCag GTCACTGGCATACAGTGCCCTGGAGATCAACATGCACTTGAAGACAGACACCGACCTGGACACAGGCAAGGATTACCCGGTGGAGTGGATCATCATCGACCCCGAAGGCTTCACAG AGAATGGGGAATGGGAAATCATCCACCGCCCAGCCCGCAAGAACATCTACCCTGACATTCCCCCTGACACCAGTGAGCACCAGGACATCACCTTCTACCTCATCATCAAGCGCAAGCCACTCTTCTATGTCATCAACATCGTCATACCCTGCATCCTTATTGCCTTCATGGTCATCCTTGTCTTCTACCTGCCTGCCGACA GTGGTGAGAAGATGACCCTGGTGATCTCAGTGCTCCTGGCCCAGTCTGTCTTCCTCCTTCTAATTTCCCAGCGCCTGCCTGCCACTTCCCACGCTGTCCCCCTCATTGGCAA GTATCTGCTTTTTATCATGCTTCTGGTGACAGCTGTGGTGATCATCTGTGTTGTGGTCCTCAACTTCCACTTCCgcacccccagcacccatgTCATGTCTGACTGGGTCAAAGAG GTCTTCCTGGAGAGCCTGCCCCGGCTGCTGGGCATGACACAGCCGGACGAGAGCCCGGCGGGTGCCCCGTGCATCCGGCGCTGCAGCTCCGCTGGCTACATCGCCAAGGCAGAGGAGTATTTCAGCGTCAAGTCCCGCAGCGAGCTCATGTTCGAGAAGCAGTCGGAGCGGCACGGGCTGGTCAGCCGCGTCACCCCTGCCC GTTTGGCGCCTCAGGGCACGGTCACAGGCGACGAGCAGCTCTACGAGCACATAAAACCTGTCATTGACAACGCCAACGACATTGTCAAGCACATGCGGGACGAAAACAGCTACAACGAG GAGATTGACAACTGGAATCGTGTGGCCCGGACCCTGGACCGcctctgcctctttctcatCACCCCCACGCTGGTGGTGGGCACCCTCTGGATCTTCCTTATGGGCATCTACAACCACCCGCCACCGCTGCCCTTCGCTGGAGACCCCTACAACTACCAGGAGGAGAACAAGCGCTTCATCTAA